A section of the Gloeobacter violaceus PCC 7421 genome encodes:
- a CDS encoding MoaD/ThiS family protein translates to MKIEIKLFASYREAFERDELVLELPEGTTCAQIQRHLAGERPQLARWEAVVRYGLNRQFVAPDTPVADGDELVLIPPVSGG, encoded by the coding sequence ATGAAAATCGAGATCAAGTTGTTCGCCAGCTACCGCGAGGCGTTCGAGCGCGACGAGTTGGTGCTGGAATTGCCCGAGGGCACCACCTGCGCCCAGATCCAGCGGCATCTGGCGGGCGAGCGGCCGCAACTGGCGCGCTGGGAGGCGGTGGTCCGCTACGGCCTCAATCGCCAGTTCGTCGCCCCCGACACCCCAGTGGCCGACGGCGACGAACTGGTGCTCATCCCGCCGGTGAGCGGAGGGTAG
- the cbiT gene encoding precorrin-6Y C5,15-methyltransferase subunit CbiT yields the protein MSESGPSSGRPWPYASPGIPDEWFERIPGIPLSPREVRVLMLSQLRLSCRLRFWDIGAGTGTLPVEAALLCPTAPIVAIERDEEVAELIERNCRKFGVTNVQVERGSAPECLADLADDPDRVCIEGGKALAGILHSVWPRLKAGGRVVAVTSTLEGLYRLTEGFAELQARQVEVVQAGIYRLERRGAQQAFMALDPTFVLSGEKI from the coding sequence TTGAGCGAGAGCGGACCTTCGAGCGGCAGACCCTGGCCCTACGCCTCTCCGGGCATTCCGGACGAGTGGTTCGAGCGCATCCCGGGCATTCCCCTCTCGCCGCGGGAGGTGCGGGTGCTGATGCTCTCGCAGTTGCGCCTCAGTTGCCGGCTGCGGTTCTGGGATATCGGCGCCGGGACCGGAACGCTCCCGGTGGAAGCGGCCTTACTGTGTCCCACCGCCCCGATCGTTGCCATCGAGCGCGACGAAGAAGTAGCGGAGCTTATCGAGCGCAACTGCCGCAAATTTGGCGTCACCAATGTGCAGGTTGAGCGCGGCAGTGCCCCCGAATGTCTCGCCGACCTCGCAGACGATCCCGATCGCGTTTGCATCGAAGGGGGAAAAGCTTTGGCCGGTATCTTGCACTCGGTCTGGCCGCGGCTGAAGGCGGGGGGACGGGTGGTGGCGGTCACTTCCACCCTCGAAGGACTCTACCGGCTCACCGAGGGGTTCGCCGAACTGCAGGCGCGTCAGGTGGAGGTGGTGCAGGCGGGCATCTACCGCCTGGAGCGGCGCGGTGCCCAGCAGGCTTTTATGGCCCTCGATCCTACCTTTGTGCTGAGCGGCGAAAAAATCTAG
- a CDS encoding molybdenum cofactor biosynthesis protein MoaE produces the protein MGGEHFCFTDKPLSIERAYTLTAAPASGAVVTMVGTVRASTGGRAVAFLDYEAFEPMALDVFAQIARQIRERWPATGNIVIHHRLGRLMVGEASVIIAVGNAHRADAFAACQYAIDTLKLDAPIWKKEHWADGDSDWVVGLAVLTEPST, from the coding sequence GTGGGCGGCGAACACTTTTGTTTTACGGACAAACCGCTTTCGATCGAGCGCGCCTACACCCTGACGGCCGCTCCCGCCTCGGGGGCGGTGGTGACGATGGTGGGCACCGTGCGCGCCAGCACCGGGGGGCGGGCGGTCGCTTTTCTTGATTACGAAGCGTTTGAACCGATGGCCCTGGATGTCTTTGCGCAGATCGCCCGTCAGATCCGCGAGCGCTGGCCCGCCACCGGCAACATCGTCATCCACCACCGCCTGGGACGCCTCATGGTGGGCGAAGCGAGCGTGATCATCGCCGTGGGCAACGCCCACCGAGCCGACGCCTTTGCCGCCTGCCAGTACGCCATCGACACCCTCAAGCTGGATGCTCCTATCTGGAAAAAAGAGCACTGGGCGGATGGGGACAGCGACTGGGTGGTGGGTCTGGCGGTTCTCACTGAACCGAGTACCTGA
- the hemB gene encoding porphobilinogen synthase: protein MFPSVRPRRLRTTPTLRRMVRENHLHPEDLVSPIFVVPGSGFAREVSSMPGVFQLSVDKAVEEAREVWDLGVPSVILFGIPEQKDAGATGAWHDHGIVQEATTAIKAALPELVVMADTCLCEYTNHGHCGVIELSDTIGHVLNDPTLEILGKTAVAQARAGADLIAPSGMMDGMVRAIRTALDEAGFTDTPILSYAAKYASAYYGPFRDAAESTPQFGDRRTYQMDPANSREALKEIALDIAEGADMLMVKPALAYLDILHRVKAATHLPVAAYNVSGEYAMVKAAALNGWIDEERVVMETLMSMKRAGADLILTYHAKDAARWLGA from the coding sequence ATGTTTCCGTCTGTTCGCCCGCGCCGATTGCGCACGACGCCCACCCTGCGCCGGATGGTGCGCGAAAACCATCTGCACCCCGAAGATCTGGTCAGCCCCATCTTCGTGGTGCCGGGATCGGGCTTTGCCCGCGAGGTCTCCTCGATGCCCGGCGTCTTTCAGCTGTCGGTGGACAAGGCCGTGGAGGAGGCGCGCGAAGTGTGGGATCTGGGCGTCCCCTCGGTGATTCTTTTTGGCATCCCCGAGCAAAAGGACGCCGGGGCCACAGGCGCCTGGCACGACCACGGCATTGTCCAGGAAGCAACGACTGCTATCAAAGCGGCCCTGCCGGAGCTGGTGGTGATGGCCGATACCTGCCTGTGCGAGTACACCAACCACGGCCACTGCGGCGTCATCGAGTTGAGCGACACGATTGGCCATGTCCTCAACGATCCGACCCTCGAAATTTTGGGCAAGACCGCCGTCGCCCAGGCGCGCGCCGGGGCGGATCTGATCGCCCCTTCCGGGATGATGGACGGCATGGTGCGGGCCATCCGCACGGCCCTCGACGAAGCGGGCTTCACCGACACGCCGATTCTTTCTTACGCGGCCAAGTACGCCTCCGCCTACTACGGTCCTTTTCGGGACGCCGCCGAATCGACCCCTCAATTTGGCGATCGGCGCACCTACCAGATGGACCCGGCCAACAGCCGCGAGGCGCTCAAAGAAATTGCCCTCGACATCGCCGAGGGCGCCGACATGCTGATGGTCAAACCGGCCCTGGCCTACCTGGACATCCTGCACCGCGTCAAAGCGGCGACCCACCTGCCGGTAGCCGCCTACAACGTTTCAGGCGAGTACGCGATGGTCAAAGCCGCCGCTCTCAACGGTTGGATCGACGAGGAACGGGTGGTGATGGAGACGCTGATGTCGATGAAACGCGCCGGGGCGGACCTGATCTTGACCTACCACGCCAAGGACGCCGCCCGCTGGCTTGGAGCCTGA
- a CDS encoding helix-turn-helix domain-containing protein codes for MSHADAINPNHGPRPTNLIGPQVRYLRERLGLTQDELAGRLCRYGLELDYVKIGQIENGKRRVVDWELVGFARALGVSVNWLLCGEDGRL; via the coding sequence ATGTCCCACGCAGATGCGATCAACCCCAACCACGGCCCCCGTCCCACCAATTTGATCGGACCGCAGGTGCGCTACCTGCGCGAGCGGCTGGGGCTGACCCAGGACGAGTTGGCGGGGCGGCTGTGCCGCTACGGGTTGGAACTCGATTACGTCAAAATCGGACAAATCGAAAACGGCAAGCGCCGGGTCGTCGATTGGGAGCTGGTGGGCTTCGCGCGGGCGCTCGGGGTGTCCGTGAACTGGTTGCTCTGCGGAGAAGACGGGAGGTTGTAG
- a CDS encoding class I SAM-dependent rRNA methyltransferase yields MSAPGAVQLKPQRRNRRTHPWIFASEVARFPPLEQVADGSMVDVLDAQGRFCGRGFLNRQSQIAVRYLERGADVVIDRAWWIERFGKALEHRHRFLGPQVKTFRWIHGEADGLPGLTVDRYGDFVVVQLLALGLEPWREVIVECLAQLGSPLGIFERSDAPVRRLEGLKERVGCLWGEAPPTLVEIEEGSARLLVDIQQGQKTGLFLDQRFNRQHAARFAEGRNVLNAFGYTGAFGVQCALAGASSVLNVDIAEAATAIAEQNAQLNGVGEQCRALTANAFDVLREFDREGRRFEMIILDPPAFAKSRSVLEGALRGYKEINLRAMKLLTPGGILVTCSCSSHLSMEMFRDVIRDAAQDTGRTACLVEQRGQAPDHPILLHIPETEYLKYLLISID; encoded by the coding sequence GTGAGTGCGCCCGGGGCGGTGCAGCTGAAGCCCCAACGCCGCAACCGCCGCACCCATCCGTGGATTTTTGCGAGTGAAGTCGCCCGTTTTCCACCGCTTGAGCAGGTGGCGGACGGCAGCATGGTCGATGTGCTCGATGCCCAGGGCCGCTTTTGCGGGCGGGGATTTCTCAACCGTCAATCACAAATCGCGGTGCGCTATCTGGAGCGCGGCGCGGATGTGGTAATCGACCGGGCCTGGTGGATCGAACGGTTCGGTAAGGCCCTGGAGCACCGGCACCGTTTTTTGGGGCCGCAGGTGAAGACTTTCCGCTGGATCCACGGCGAGGCGGACGGCCTGCCGGGGCTCACGGTCGATCGCTACGGCGATTTTGTCGTCGTGCAGCTGTTGGCGCTGGGGCTTGAGCCCTGGCGCGAAGTGATCGTCGAGTGTCTGGCGCAACTGGGGTCGCCTCTGGGCATCTTCGAGCGCTCCGACGCACCGGTGCGCCGCCTGGAGGGGCTCAAGGAGCGGGTGGGTTGTTTGTGGGGCGAGGCGCCGCCGACGCTGGTTGAGATCGAAGAAGGTTCCGCCCGGCTCCTGGTGGACATCCAGCAGGGGCAAAAGACGGGCCTTTTTCTCGATCAGCGCTTCAACCGCCAGCACGCCGCCCGCTTTGCCGAGGGGCGCAACGTGCTCAACGCCTTCGGCTACACCGGTGCTTTTGGGGTGCAATGCGCCCTGGCCGGGGCCAGTTCGGTCCTCAACGTCGATATCGCCGAGGCGGCCACCGCGATCGCCGAGCAAAACGCCCAGCTCAATGGGGTGGGCGAGCAGTGCCGGGCGCTCACCGCCAACGCCTTCGATGTATTGCGCGAATTCGACCGGGAGGGTCGGCGCTTCGAGATGATTATTCTCGATCCGCCCGCCTTCGCCAAAAGCCGCAGCGTGCTGGAGGGGGCTCTGCGCGGCTACAAGGAGATCAACCTCCGGGCAATGAAGCTGCTCACCCCAGGGGGGATCCTGGTCACCTGCTCGTGCTCGTCGCACCTGAGCATGGAGATGTTCCGCGACGTCATCCGCGACGCCGCCCAGGATACCGGCCGCACCGCCTGTCTGGTCGAACAGCGCGGCCAGGCGCCCGATCACCCGATCTTGCTGCATATCCCCGAGACCGAGTACCTGAAATATCTTCTGATCAGCATCGACTGA
- the glyA gene encoding serine hydroxymethyltransferase gives MPVSDDLLRATDPLVAGWIDRELNRQRSHLELIASENFTSAAVMAAQGSVLTNKYAEGLPSKRYYGGCEFVDAVEQIAIDRAKALFGAAHANVQPHSGAQANAAVFLALLERGDKILGMDLSHGGHLTHGSPVNQSGIYFEALHYGVDPASHRIDFDQVRELAHAHRPKLIICGYSAYPRVIDFECFREIADEVGAYLLADIAHIAGLVVAGVHPNPIPHCDVVTTTTHKTLRGPRGGLILTRDEALGKRFDKAVFPGTQGGPLEHVIAAKAVAFGEALQPEFKTYAADVVANARALAERLTARGLTLVSGGTDNHLMLVDLRSVDLTGKQADLLMSDVNITTNKNTIPFDPQSPFVTSGLRLGSPAMTTRGLGTTEFGEIGEIIANRLTQPTDARVVADCLERVASLCTRFALYPHLGRVVAPVG, from the coding sequence ATGCCTGTGAGTGACGATCTGCTGCGCGCAACCGATCCGCTGGTGGCTGGCTGGATCGACCGGGAACTGAACCGGCAGCGCTCCCACCTGGAACTGATTGCCAGCGAGAACTTTACTTCTGCGGCGGTGATGGCTGCTCAGGGCTCGGTGCTCACCAACAAATACGCCGAGGGACTGCCCAGCAAGCGCTACTACGGCGGCTGCGAATTCGTCGACGCCGTCGAGCAAATTGCCATCGACCGGGCCAAGGCGCTCTTCGGCGCCGCCCACGCCAACGTGCAGCCCCACTCGGGCGCGCAGGCGAATGCGGCGGTCTTTCTGGCGCTCTTGGAGCGCGGCGACAAGATTCTGGGCATGGACCTCAGCCACGGCGGCCACCTCACCCACGGCTCACCCGTGAACCAGTCGGGCATTTACTTCGAGGCGCTCCACTACGGCGTCGATCCTGCAAGCCACCGCATCGACTTCGATCAAGTACGCGAACTGGCCCATGCCCACCGCCCGAAACTGATTATCTGCGGCTACTCGGCCTACCCGCGCGTGATCGATTTCGAGTGCTTCCGCGAGATCGCAGACGAAGTGGGAGCCTACTTGCTCGCCGACATCGCCCACATCGCCGGGCTGGTGGTGGCGGGGGTGCACCCCAATCCGATTCCCCACTGCGACGTGGTCACCACCACCACCCACAAGACCCTGCGCGGGCCGCGCGGGGGCCTCATCCTCACCCGCGACGAGGCCCTGGGCAAGCGGTTCGACAAAGCGGTCTTCCCCGGCACCCAGGGCGGTCCCCTCGAGCACGTGATTGCCGCGAAAGCCGTCGCCTTCGGCGAAGCCCTGCAGCCCGAGTTTAAGACCTACGCCGCCGATGTGGTGGCCAACGCCCGCGCCCTGGCCGAGCGCCTGACGGCCCGCGGCCTGACCCTGGTCTCCGGCGGCACCGACAACCACCTGATGCTGGTGGACCTGCGCTCGGTGGACCTCACCGGCAAGCAGGCCGACCTGCTGATGAGCGATGTGAACATCACCACCAACAAAAACACGATCCCCTTCGATCCGCAGTCGCCCTTTGTGACCAGTGGCCTGCGCCTGGGCTCCCCGGCGATGACCACCCGCGGCCTGGGAACAACCGAATTCGGCGAAATCGGCGAGATCATCGCCAACCGCCTCACCCAGCCCACCGACGCCAGGGTCGTAGCCGACTGCCTGGAGCGGGTCGCATCGCTGTGCACGCGCTTCGCGCTCTACCCGCACCTCGGCCGAGTGGTGGCCCCGGTGGGCTAG
- a CDS encoding NB-ARC domain-containing protein — protein sequence MNHPPKAKRRRGFRLTPQGWQRLHEARCELENRTNGGERLTLEELSDRIGLDPSTVAKVLTAEEGVDKQTLFRFFQAFGLDLGSGDYARPEAGAVEPSEPVPPRGARQDWGEAVDVSLFYGRTEELATLEGWLVRERCRLVALLGMGGIGKSTLAVKLARQTQEHFEHLVWRSLRNAPPLGELLGELIECLCDSPQVNLPAGTEGRLSKLMECLRRSRTLLILDNGESLLSGAEQTGTYREGCEAYAELFRQVGEVPHASCLILTSREKPKEVASLEGASLPVRSLRLGGLREDEGEAILEAKGLSGSPDERRSLVECYRGNPLALKIVSTSIQELFGGAIGEFFVHGAVVFNGIRNLLEQQFDRLTHFEKQLMYWLAIHRELVSAAQLREDTVPAAPTPRLLEALESLLRRSLIERSSAGFTQQPVVMEFTAERLIEQVCAEIERGPIALLKSHALMKAQSKDYVRETQVRLIVRPILDELLTRLGSRRSLEQRLYAVLEAQREHSPLEPGYVGGNALNLLCELKSDLAGRDFSRLAIWQAYLQKVSLHRTNFAGADLARSVFAQTFGGILFVAYSPKGELLAIGDDSGEVRLWRVRDGQQQLSFRGHTDWISALAFSPDGSVLASGSEDQTIKLWDTATGQCLRTLTGHGGWVYSVAFSPDGTLIASSSPSNETVRLWDAAGGQCTRTFKSRTGRMWSVAFSPDGHTLAAASLDRTVKLWDVRTGERLGTLTGHTDQVLSVAFSPDGGVLASGSHDQTLKLWEVTTGTCLTTLTGHTGRIRAISFSPDGEWLASSSLDCTVKLWDAATGECLRTFTGHSGQVWSVSFAPDGQTLASGSLDQTVRIWDAATGQCLRTLQGNAGWIWSVAFAPDGQTLASGSLDRTVRIWDVPSGRCVRTLTGHGSWVWSVAFSPDGRTLASGSFDQTIKLWDAATGQCLRTLSGHNNWVRSVAFSPDGRTLASGSHDQTVKLWEVSSGQCLRTLTGHSSWVWSVAFSPDGRTVASGSFDQTVRVWNAATGECLHTLKVDSSQVWSVAFSPDGRILAGGSGNYAVWLWDTATGECLRTLTGHTSQVWSVAFSPDSRTVVSSSHDQTVRLWDAATGECLRTLTGHTSQVWSVAFSPDGRTVISGSQDETIRLWDSHTGKPLELLRADRLYEGMDITGVTGLTDAQKSMLQALGAVEAAG from the coding sequence ATGAACCACCCCCCCAAGGCAAAACGCAGGCGCGGCTTCCGGCTGACCCCCCAGGGCTGGCAGCGACTGCACGAGGCGCGCTGCGAACTGGAGAACCGGACGAACGGCGGCGAGCGCCTTACCCTCGAAGAACTGAGTGACCGCATCGGCCTCGATCCGAGCACCGTCGCCAAGGTGCTCACAGCCGAAGAAGGGGTCGATAAACAGACGCTCTTTCGTTTCTTCCAGGCGTTCGGGCTGGATCTGGGTTCCGGCGACTATGCTCGGCCGGAAGCGGGAGCGGTAGAGCCCTCCGAGCCGGTCCCGCCGCGCGGAGCGCGGCAGGATTGGGGTGAGGCGGTCGATGTGTCCTTGTTCTATGGGCGCACCGAGGAACTGGCCACCCTCGAAGGCTGGCTGGTCCGCGAGCGCTGCCGGTTGGTGGCGCTGCTGGGTATGGGCGGCATCGGCAAATCCACCCTCGCCGTCAAGCTCGCCCGCCAGACCCAGGAGCACTTCGAGCATTTGGTCTGGCGCTCGCTGCGCAACGCTCCGCCGCTCGGCGAACTGCTCGGCGAGCTTATCGAGTGCCTGTGCGACAGCCCGCAGGTGAACCTGCCCGCGGGCACCGAGGGGCGTCTATCGAAGCTGATGGAATGCCTGCGCCGTTCGCGCACGCTGTTGATTCTAGATAATGGCGAGTCGCTATTAAGCGGCGCCGAGCAGACCGGCACCTACCGCGAGGGCTGCGAGGCCTACGCAGAATTGTTTCGGCAGGTGGGAGAAGTGCCCCACGCCAGTTGCCTGATCCTCACCAGCCGCGAGAAACCCAAGGAAGTCGCTTCGCTGGAGGGGGCGAGCCTGCCGGTGCGTTCGCTGCGGTTGGGCGGTCTGCGCGAGGACGAGGGCGAAGCGATTCTGGAGGCGAAAGGGCTCAGCGGCAGCCCCGACGAGCGCCGCAGTCTGGTGGAATGTTACCGGGGCAACCCCCTGGCGCTCAAGATTGTTTCCACATCGATTCAAGAGTTGTTCGGCGGTGCCATCGGCGAATTTTTTGTTCACGGCGCGGTCGTCTTCAACGGCATCCGCAACCTGCTGGAGCAGCAGTTCGACCGGCTCACCCACTTCGAGAAACAGCTGATGTACTGGCTGGCTATCCACCGGGAACTGGTGAGCGCCGCCCAACTTCGAGAAGACACCGTCCCCGCCGCCCCCACCCCCAGGTTGCTCGAGGCGCTCGAATCGCTGTTGCGCCGCTCGCTGATCGAGCGCAGCAGTGCGGGTTTTACCCAGCAGCCGGTGGTGATGGAATTTACCGCCGAGCGGCTGATCGAGCAGGTGTGTGCCGAAATCGAGCGCGGGCCTATCGCACTGTTGAAATCCCACGCTCTGATGAAGGCCCAATCGAAAGATTACGTTCGCGAGACGCAGGTGCGCCTGATCGTGCGGCCCATCCTCGACGAGTTGCTCACCCGCCTGGGCAGCAGGCGCAGCCTGGAGCAGCGACTTTATGCCGTCCTGGAAGCCCAGCGCGAGCACTCACCCCTAGAACCCGGTTATGTGGGCGGCAATGCCCTCAATTTGCTGTGCGAACTGAAAAGCGATCTGGCCGGCCGGGATTTTTCGCGCCTCGCCATCTGGCAGGCGTACTTGCAAAAAGTCAGTCTGCACCGCACAAATTTTGCCGGTGCGGATCTGGCCCGCTCGGTCTTTGCCCAAACCTTCGGCGGCATCCTGTTCGTCGCCTACAGCCCGAAGGGGGAATTGCTCGCCATCGGCGACGACAGCGGCGAGGTGCGCCTGTGGCGAGTGCGCGACGGCCAACAGCAGCTGAGCTTTCGGGGCCATACCGACTGGATCAGCGCCCTTGCCTTCAGTCCCGACGGGAGCGTGCTTGCTAGCGGCAGCGAAGATCAGACCATCAAATTGTGGGATACGGCCACGGGACAGTGTCTGCGCACGCTTACCGGTCACGGCGGTTGGGTGTACTCGGTCGCCTTCAGCCCCGATGGGACGTTGATAGCGAGCAGCAGTCCCTCCAATGAAACCGTCCGGCTGTGGGATGCGGCCGGCGGCCAGTGCACCCGGACGTTCAAGTCGCGCACGGGCCGGATGTGGTCGGTGGCCTTCAGCCCTGACGGGCACACCCTCGCCGCGGCAAGCCTCGATCGCACCGTCAAGCTCTGGGATGTGAGGACCGGCGAGCGCCTGGGCACCCTCACCGGCCACACCGACCAGGTGCTCTCGGTCGCCTTCAGCCCCGACGGCGGTGTGCTGGCCAGCGGCAGCCACGACCAGACCCTCAAACTCTGGGAAGTGACGACCGGTACCTGCCTGACCACCCTCACCGGCCACACCGGCCGCATCCGCGCGATCTCCTTCAGCCCGGACGGAGAATGGCTGGCCAGCAGCAGCCTCGATTGCACCGTCAAGCTCTGGGACGCAGCCACAGGGGAATGCCTGCGCACCTTCACCGGCCACAGCGGCCAGGTCTGGTCGGTGAGTTTTGCCCCGGACGGCCAGACGCTAGCGAGCGGCAGCCTCGATCAAACCGTGCGGATCTGGGATGCGGCCACCGGCCAGTGCCTGCGCACGCTGCAGGGCAACGCCGGCTGGATCTGGTCGGTGGCCTTTGCCCCGGACGGCCAAACCCTAGCCAGCGGCAGCCTCGATCGCACCGTGCGGATTTGGGATGTACCCTCGGGTCGTTGTGTGCGCACCCTCACCGGTCACGGCAGTTGGGTGTGGTCGGTGGCCTTCAGCCCCGACGGCCGCACCCTGGCCAGCGGCAGCTTCGATCAGACCATCAAACTCTGGGATGCGGCCACCGGCCAGTGCCTGCGCACCCTCTCGGGCCACAACAACTGGGTGCGTTCGGTGGCCTTCAGCCCCGACGGCCGCACCCTGGCCAGCGGCAGCCACGACCAGACGGTGAAATTGTGGGAGGTTTCCTCCGGTCAGTGCCTGCGCACCCTGACTGGCCACAGCAGTTGGGTGTGGTCGGTGGCTTTTAGCCCCGACGGCCGAACGGTGGCCAGCGGCAGCTTCGATCAGACCGTTCGGGTCTGGAATGCCGCTACCGGCGAATGCCTGCATACGCTCAAAGTCGACAGCAGCCAGGTGTGGTCGGTCGCCTTCAGCCCGGATGGCCGCATCCTCGCAGGCGGCAGCGGCAACTACGCCGTCTGGCTCTGGGACACGGCTACCGGCGAGTGCCTGCGGACACTCACCGGGCACACCAGTCAAGTGTGGTCGGTGGCTTTTAGCCCCGACAGCCGGACGGTCGTCAGCAGCAGCCACGACCAGACGGTCAGACTCTGGGACGCGGCCACCGGCGAGTGCCTGCGGACGCTCACCGGGCATACCAGTCAGGTGTGGTCGGTGGCTTTTAGCCCCGACGGCCGCACCGTCATCAGCGGCAGCCAGGACGAAACGATCCGGCTGTGGGACAGTCACACCGGCAAACCCCTCGAATTGCTGCGCGCCGACCGGCTCTACGAGGGCATGGACATCACCGGGGTGACGGGTCTGACCGACGCCCAAAAGTCGATGCTCCAGGCTTTGGGGGCGGTGGAGGCGGCAGGCTAG
- a CDS encoding RpoD/SigA family RNA polymerase sigma factor, whose protein sequence is MPSRSEAQGSDDLVDLYLNEIGRIPRVTPEEEIHLARRIQAKLAIDGAREELAMRLGRPSPEEDVAAFMGRDPKALIEATRQGLWAQRKLINANLRLVVSIAKKYIGRNVPFLDLIQEGNIGLMRATEKFDPEKGYRFSTYATWWIRQSITRAIANQARTIRLPIHMVEKVRKVRREMRMATLELGRRPSEDELASRLAIKVKKLRTIQEVSRQPVSLDMPVGSEGDISLGEMIEDGTAERPFDELVQKALASELYAAMNVLKPVEREVLALRFGLKGEEGLTLREVGERFDLTRERIRQIESEALRKLRRSKRKQILQQYVGG, encoded by the coding sequence CTGCCCTCCAGGAGCGAGGCCCAGGGTAGTGACGACCTGGTCGATCTGTATCTCAACGAGATTGGTCGCATCCCGCGGGTAACCCCCGAGGAAGAAATTCATCTGGCCCGCCGCATCCAGGCGAAGCTTGCCATCGACGGGGCGCGCGAGGAGCTGGCGATGCGGCTGGGTCGACCTTCGCCGGAAGAGGACGTGGCCGCCTTCATGGGTCGCGATCCCAAGGCCCTCATCGAGGCGACCCGCCAGGGGCTGTGGGCGCAGCGCAAGCTCATCAACGCCAATTTGCGCCTGGTGGTCTCGATCGCCAAAAAATATATCGGTCGCAATGTGCCCTTTCTCGATCTCATCCAGGAGGGTAATATCGGCCTGATGCGCGCCACAGAGAAGTTCGACCCTGAAAAGGGCTACCGCTTCTCGACCTACGCCACCTGGTGGATCCGCCAGAGCATCACCCGCGCTATCGCCAACCAGGCGCGCACGATTCGCCTGCCCATTCACATGGTCGAAAAAGTGCGCAAGGTGCGCCGCGAGATGCGCATGGCGACGCTGGAACTGGGCCGGCGGCCGAGCGAGGACGAACTCGCTTCCCGTCTGGCGATCAAAGTCAAGAAGCTGCGCACCATTCAAGAAGTCTCCCGCCAGCCGGTGTCCCTCGACATGCCCGTGGGCAGCGAAGGGGACATTTCACTGGGCGAGATGATCGAGGACGGCACCGCAGAGCGGCCCTTCGACGAACTGGTGCAAAAGGCGCTGGCAAGCGAACTGTACGCGGCCATGAATGTACTCAAGCCCGTGGAGCGCGAGGTACTCGCCCTGCGCTTCGGCCTCAAGGGCGAGGAGGGCCTGACCCTGCGCGAGGTGGGCGAGCGCTTTGATCTGACCCGCGAGCGCATCCGGCAAATCGAATCGGAAGCGCTGCGCAAGCTGCGGCGCAGCAAGCGCAAGCAGATCCTGCAGCAGTATGTAGGCGGGTGA
- a CDS encoding sigma-70 family RNA polymerase sigma factor: MATTELSESMAQPSDAQLFYALRSGERTAMVSLYRRYASVVYGLALSILKNPQEAEDLSQEIFLSLWRGGGYNPERGSLSSYLMLLTRSRALDKLRARGRKLKMIERVGQVNLGEPSGVTPLERATVDECSERVREAVASLPLKERQVLELSVFSGLSYPQIAARTGTPLGTIKRWARKGMLQLKEDLKALIE, translated from the coding sequence ATGGCGACTACAGAATTGTCCGAATCGATGGCCCAACCGAGCGATGCACAGCTGTTCTACGCCCTGCGCTCAGGTGAGCGCACAGCGATGGTGAGCTTGTATCGTCGCTATGCGAGCGTCGTCTATGGCCTGGCGCTGTCGATTCTCAAAAATCCCCAGGAGGCCGAAGACCTCAGCCAGGAGATCTTTTTGAGCCTCTGGCGCGGCGGCGGCTACAACCCGGAGCGCGGTTCGCTGTCGAGCTATTTGATGCTGCTCACCCGCTCGCGCGCCCTCGACAAACTGCGCGCCCGCGGCCGCAAACTCAAGATGATCGAGCGGGTCGGCCAGGTGAATCTGGGTGAACCCTCCGGGGTGACGCCCCTGGAGCGGGCGACCGTCGACGAGTGCTCCGAACGGGTGCGCGAGGCGGTGGCAAGTTTGCCCCTAAAGGAGCGCCAGGTGCTCGAACTGAGCGTGTTCAGCGGCCTGAGTTATCCGCAGATCGCCGCGCGGACGGGCACCCCGCTGGGCACCATCAAGCGCTGGGCGCGCAAGGGCATGCTTCAGCTCAAAGAAGATCTCAAGGCACTCATAGAATAG